A DNA window from Vigna unguiculata cultivar IT97K-499-35 chromosome 10, ASM411807v1, whole genome shotgun sequence contains the following coding sequences:
- the LOC114166367 gene encoding uncharacterized protein LOC114166367 has protein sequence MTRSTISASPIFITFTLLFITFACATSVNEIENGEPNGSDGFTVPSHVEKQGQDAMKEYLDSVFENALFAGDSTETYPHSYGIEAESNTQIKEDKSGDEEPKESGEGHKLIIPKHIEEEGAEAIKKYLDDLFSKALLGMDSTQTEQNPEAHQHSNSIQLDSKTHITQEGKNNVVDKSFDKVSKLTKEEELVNDDIAVNVNLEMVGDGEYVLKIKRVNPSSNDGDKVERAKHLAQNGAMLLHYGEILKDMGEKLITQSQTLLYSVFKMPAPPKFKSDDQ, from the exons ATGACACGGTCAACGATTTCAGCGTCTCCGATCTTCATCACCTTCACGCTCCTGTTCATCACTTTTGCGTGCGCCACATCGGTGAACGAAATTGAGAACGGCGAACCGAACGGTTCCGACGGATTCACGGTTCCAAGCCATGTGGAGAAACAGGGACAAGACGCGATGAAAGAGTATTTGGATAGCGTATTCGAAAACGCACTCTTCGCCGGTGATTCTACTGAAACATATCCGCATAGCTATGGCATCGAAGCAGAGAGTAATACACAGATTAAAGAGG ATAAATCTGGTGATGAAGAGCCCAAAGAATCCGGGGAAGGACATAAGCTGATAATTCCGAAACATATTGAAGAGGAGGGAGCAGAAGCcatcaaaaaatatttggatgatTTATTCAGCAAAGCACTCCTTGGCATGGATTCAACTCAAACGGAGCAAAATCCGGAAGCACATCAACATAGCAATTCCATTCAACTTGACAGCAAAACACACATTACACAAGAGG GTAAGAACAACGTGGTAGATAAATCATTTGATAAAGTGTCTAAATTGACAAAGGAAGAAGAATTGGTAAATGATGATATTGCAGTGAATGTTAACCTTGAGATGGTGGGTGATGGAGAGTATGTTCTAAAGATCAAGAGGGTGAATCCAAGTTCAAACGATGGGGATAAAGTAGAAAGGGCTAAGCATTTGGCTCAAAATGGAGCAATGTTGTTACATTACGGAGAGATTCTTAAAGACATGGGAGAAAAATTGATTACCCAATCCCAAACATTGCTTTACTCTGTTTTTAAAATGCCTGCACCTCCTAAATTCAAGTCTGATGATCAATGA